From Salvelinus fontinalis isolate EN_2023a chromosome 37, ASM2944872v1, whole genome shotgun sequence, the proteins below share one genomic window:
- the LOC129836260 gene encoding transcription factor LBX1-like: MTSKDPMVMEDRRRNALDQLPPPANSNKPLTPFSIEDILNKPSVKRSYSSCGTAHLLSSSEKLSSSGHSLSSRALFTQTSPLCALEELASKTFKGLEVSVLQAAEGRDGTTLFGSRNNPKKRRKSRTAFTNHQIYELEKRFLYQKYLSPADRDQIAQQLGLTNAQVITWFQNRRAKLKRDLEEMKADVESAKAVGTVSFEKMAKLAELEKCAANGALGPNRSESPSLSNHERNTSNKLLLSSPSSPYTDHTSSKGCSEDEEIDVDD, encoded by the exons ATGACCTCCAAAGATCCCATGGTTATGGAGGACCGAAGACGCAATGCGCTGGACCAGCTTCCGCCGCCGGCCAACTCCAACAAGCCCCTGACGCCATTCAGTATAGAGGACATCCTGAACAAGCCCTCGGTAAAGAGAAGTTATTCCAGCTGCGGGACCGCGCACCTGCTCTCCTCCAGCGAGAAGCTGTCCTCTTCAGGGCATAGCCTGTCCAGCCGGGCCCTTTTCACTCAAACCTCCCCGCTCTGCGCTCTGGAGGAGCTCGCCAGTAAAACCTTCAAAGGGCTCGAAGTCAGTGTTCTTCAAGCGGCGGAAG GCCGAGACGGCACGACACTATTCGGTTCGCGGAATAACCCCAAAAAGCGCCGGAAGTCTCGTACGGCCTTCACCAACCACCAGATCTACGAGTTGGAAAAGCGCTTCCTTTACCAGAAGTACCTGAGTCCAGCTGACCGCGACCAGATAGCACAGCAGCTCGGCCTCACCAACGCGCAGGTCATCACCTGGTTCCAAAACCGGCGCGCCAAGCTCAAACGCGACCTGGAGGAGATGAAGGCGGACGTGGAGTCGGCCAAAGCCGTGGGAACCGTGTCGTTTGAGAAGATGGCCAAACTAGCCGAACTGGAGAAATGCGCAGCTAACGGGGCGCTGGGCCCTAACAGATCTGAGTCACCCTCGCTATCGAACCATGAGCGCAACACCTCGAACAAGCTCTTATTGTCTTCCCCTTCGTCGCCATATACAGACCATACTAGCAGCAAGGGCTGCTCCGAGGATGAGGAGATTGACGTGGATGACTGA